In a single window of the Gadus chalcogrammus isolate NIFS_2021 chromosome 20, NIFS_Gcha_1.0, whole genome shotgun sequence genome:
- the LOC130373466 gene encoding gamma-crystallin M1-like → MMGKITFYEEKNFQGRSYECMSDCSDMSSYMSRCQSCRVESGCFMLYERNNYMGQQFFMRRGEYNDMHRMQSMGMMFDNIRSCRMIPFHRGQFRMKIYERENFGGQSNEMMDDCDNIQDRYRMSDCQSCHVMDGHWLMYEQPHYKGRMMYMRPGEYRSFRDMGMSGQSFMSMRRITDMC, encoded by the exons ATGATGGGCAAG ATCACTTTCTACGAGGAGAAGAACTTCCAGGGTCGCTCCTATGAGTGCATGAGCGACTGCTCCGACATGTCCTCCTACATGAGCAGGTGCCAGTCCTGCAGGGTGGAGAGCGGCTGCTTCATGCTCTATGAGAGGAACAACTACATGGGCCAGCAGTTCTtcatgaggaggggagagtacAACGACATGCACCGCATGCAGAGCATGGGAATGATGTTTGACAACATCAGGTCCTGCAGAATGATCCCCTTT CACAGAGGCCAGTTCAGGATGAAGATCTACGAGAGGGAGAACTTCGGTGGTCAGTCCAATGAGATGATGGACGACTGTGACAACATTCAGGATCGTTACCGCATGTCCGACTGCCAGTCCTGCCACGTGATGGACGGCCACTGGCTGATGTACGAGCAGCCCCACTACAAGGGCAGGATGATGTACATGAGGCCCGGAGAGTACAGGAGCTTCAGGGATATGGGCATGAGCGGCCAGAGCTTCATGAGCATGAGGCGTATCACTGACATGTGTTAG
- the LOC130373468 gene encoding gamma-crystallin M1-like has translation MMGKITFYEEKNFQGRSYECMSDCSDMSSHMSRCQSCRVESGCFMLYEKNNYMGQQFFMRRGEYNDMHRMQSMGMMFDNIRSCRMIPFHRGQFRMKIYERENFGGQSNEMMDDCDNIQDRYRMSDCQSCHVMDGHWLMYEQPHYKGRMMYMRPGEYRSFREMMSGQRFMSMRRITDMC, from the exons ATGATGGGCAAG ATCACTTTCTACGAGGAGAAGAACTTCCAGGGTCGCTCCTATGAGTGCATGAGCGACTGCTCCGACATGTCCTCCCACATGAGCAGGTGCCAGTCCTGCAGGGTGGAGAGCGGCTGCTTCATGCTCTATGAGAAGAACAACTACATGGGCCAGCAGTTCTtcatgaggaggggagagtacAACGACATGCACCGCATGCAGAGCATGGGAATGATGTTTGACAACATCAGGTCCTGCAGAATGATCCCCTTT CACAGAGGCCAGTTCAGGATGAAGATCTACGAGAGGGAGAACTTCGGTGGTCAGTCCAACGAGATGATGGACGACTGTGACAACATCCAGGATCGTTACCGCATGTCCGACTGCCAGTCCTGCCACGTGATGGACGGCCACTGGCTGATGTACGAGCAGCCTCACTACAAGGGCAGGATGATGTACATGAGGCCCGGAGAGTACAGGAGCTTCAGGGAGATGATGAGCGGCCAGAGGTTCATGAGCATGAGGCGTATCACTGacatgtgttaa
- the LOC130373560 gene encoding gamma-crystallin M1-like, with the protein MMGKITFYEEKNFQGRSYECMSDCSDMSSHMSRCQSCRVESGCFMLYEKNNYMGQQFFMRRGEYNDMHRMQSMGMMFDNIRSCRMIPFHRGQFRMKIYERENFGGQSNEMMDDCDNIQDRYRMSDCQSCHVMDGHWLMYEQPHYKGRMMYMRPGEYRSFREMMSGQRFMSMRRITDMC; encoded by the exons ATGATGGGCAAG ATCACTTTCTACGAGGAGAAGAACTTCCAGGGTCGCTCCTATGAGTGCATGAGCGACTGCTCCGACATGTCCTCCCACATGAGCAGGTGCCAGTCCTGCAGGGTGGAGAGCGGCTGCTTCATGCTCTATGAGAAGAACAACTACATGGGCCAGCAGTTCTtcatgaggaggggagagtacAACGACATGCACCGCATGCAGAGCATGGGAATGATGTTTGACAACATCAGGTCCTGCAGAATGATCCCCTTT CACAGAGGCCAGTTCAGGATGAAGATCTACGAGAGGGAGAACTTCGGTGGTCAGTCCAATGAGATGATGGACGACTGTGACAACATCCAGGATCGTTACCGCATGTCCGACTGCCAGTCCTGCCACGTGATGGACGGCCACTGGCTGATGTACGAGCAGCCTCACTACAAGGGCAGGATGATGTACATGAGGCCCGGAGAGTACAGGAGCTTCAGGGAGATGATGAGCGGCCAGAGGTTCATGAGCATGAGGCGTATCACTGacatgtgttaa
- the LOC130373559 gene encoding gamma-crystallin M1-like: MMGKITFYEEKNFQGRSYECMSDCSDMSSHMSRCQSCRVESGCFMLYEKNNYMGQQFFMRRGEYNDMHRMQSMGMQCDNIRSCRMIPFHRGQFRMKIYERENFGGQSNEMMDDCDNIQDRYRMSDCQSCHVMDGHWLMYEQPHYKGRMMYMRPGEYRSFREMMSGQRFMSMRRITDMC, translated from the exons ATGATGGGCAAG ATCACTTTCTACGAGGAGAAGAACTTCCAGGGTCGCTCCTATGAGTGCATGAGCGACTGCTCCGACATGTCCTCCCACATGAGCAGGTGCCAGTCCTGCAGGGTGGAGAGCGGCTGCTTCATGCTCTATGAGAAGAACAACTACATGGGCCAGCAGTTCTtcatgaggaggggagagtacAACGACATGCACCGCATGCAGAGCATGGGAATGCAGTGTGACAACATCAGGTCCTGCAGAATGATCCCCTTT CACAGAGGCCAGTTCAGGATGAAGATCTACGAGAGGGAGAACTTCGGTGGTCAGTCCAATGAGATGATGGACGACTGTGACAACATCCAGGATCGTTACCGCATGTCCGACTGCCAGTCCTGCCACGTGATGGACGGCCACTGGCTGATGTACGAGCAGCCTCACTACAAGGGCAGGATGATGTACATGAGGCCCGGAGAGTACAGGAGCTTCAGGGAGATGATGAGCGGCCAGAGGTTCATGAGCATGAGGCGTATCACTGacatgtgttaa